Proteins found in one Aspergillus chevalieri M1 DNA, chromosome 2, nearly complete sequence genomic segment:
- a CDS encoding putative MFS transporter (COG:G;~EggNog:ENOG410PFT2;~InterPro:IPR020846,IPR011701,IPR036259;~PFAM:PF07690;~TransMembrane:12 (i72-92o112-134i141-160o172-189i201-222o234-256i305-325o345-362i369-387o399-422i434-453o465-487i);~go_function: GO:0022857 - transmembrane transporter activity [Evidence IEA];~go_process: GO:0055085 - transmembrane transport [Evidence IEA]), giving the protein MGATGSCSSATIFPFPLVPILPMPRMFSLTCGRRVSIIDPEDKGESQIQMSSSDLPPLTTTTERKLMAKVDWHVIPCLCVMYLLAFLDRVNISNAAVLGLKEDLGILHGTKYNTALTIFFVPYIIFEIPSNLLLKKLKPHVWLSLCMFGFGIVMLCQGFVKNWGGLMATRWFLGMFETGLFPGCFYLMGMWYKRSEAQKRFSFFFSSTTLAGAFGGVLAAGIGEMDGIRGIAGWRWVFIIEGILTAVVGLICFFVVPGFPEEVKWLNEEEREFLRAKLAQDVGKANHDAKLGWRDVLDVFKDYKIIIAGWMYFGQVVTAYGYAYFAPTIIQTYGYSSIKTNLYSIPPWAVAFVFSMMVAYLSDKVKHRYAFTIVPMLIAIAGYGILLNVHGKDQKNTQYGALFLVTSGCYSAMPVIVCWFTMNLGGHRRRGVGSAWQIGFGNIGGIISTYSFLEKDAPLYRPGYIISLSFLCFSAALCTCYFAACWWDNRRRDRALANGTAPVPTEDELAYMGDMAPNYRYLY; this is encoded by the exons ATGGGCGCTACAGGTTCGTGTTCCAGTGCCACCATTTTTCCATTCCCACTCGTTCCTATTTTACCAATGCCTCGAATGTTTTCGCTGACATGCGGCCGTCGCGTGTCCATTATAGATCCCGAGGACAAAGGCGAAAGCCAGATCCAGATGTCTTCGTCGGATCTCCCTCCGCTGACGACCACGACGGAGCGCAAGCTCATGGCCAAGGTCGACTGGCATGTTATTCCGTGTTTATGTGTGATGTACCTGTTGGCGTTTTTGGATCG TGTCAATATCAGTAATGCGGCGGTTCTTGGACTCAAGGAAGATCTGGGTATCTTGCATGGGACTAAATACAACACCGCATTGACCATTTTCTTCGTTCCGTATATCATCTTCGAGATTCCGTCCAATCTCCTGCTCAAGAAATTGAAGCCGCACGTTTGGT TGTCGCTATGCATGTTTGGTTTTGGCATTGTTATGCTTTGCCAGGGTTTTGTGAAGAACTGGGGTGGTTTGATGGCTACTCGCTGGTTTCTAG GAATGTTCGAAACTGGCCTCTTCCCCGGAT GTTTCTATCTGATGGGAATGTGGTATAAGCGCAGCGAAGCGCAAAAGCGATTCAGTTTTTTCTTCAGCTCCACGACTTTGGCCGGTGCATTTGGTGGTGTTCTCGCGGCTGGAATTGGAGAGATGGACGGGATCCGTGGGATTGCGGGTTGGCGATGGGTTTTCATCATCGAAGGTATTCTCACGGCTGTCGTTGGGTTGATTTGCTTCTTCGTCGTTCCTGGTTTCCCGGAAGAGGTTAAGTGGCTCAACGAGGAGGAGCGGGAGTTCCTTCGTGCGAAGCTGGCTCAGGATGTTGGAAAGGCCAACCACGACGCTAAATTGGGCTGGCGCGATGTCTTGGATGTGTTTAAGGACT ACAAGATTATCATTGCCGGTTGGATGTACTTTGGTCAGGTTGTCACAGCCTACG GATATGCGTACTTTGCGCCAACTATTATCCAGACCTATGGTTACAGCA GTATCAAAACGAATCTGTACTCGATTCCACCATGGGCAGTTGCATTCGTCTTTTCCATGATGGTCGCATACCTCTCCGATAAAGTAAAGCATCGGTATGCTTTCACGATAGTTCCGATGCTCATTGCAATCGCAGGATACGGCATTCTGCTGAATGTCCATGGGAAGGATCAAAAGAACACCCAGTACGGTGCTCTTTTCTTAGTCACAAGCGGCTGTTATAGCGCAATGCCAGTCATCGTATGTTGGTTTACGATGAACTTGGGAGGGCATCGACGACGTGGCGTAGGATCCGCATGGCAGATTGGTTTTGGAAACA TTGGCGGAATTATATCCACTTACTCTTTCCTGGAGAAAGATGCTCCCCTGTACCGACCAGGGTATATCATTAGTTTATCCTTCCTCTGTTTCTCTGCTGCCCTGTGTACGTGCTACTTCGCCGCCTGCTGGTGGGATAACCGCAGGCGTGACCGTGCTCTGGCAAATGGCACCGCACCTGTGCCAACTGAGGACGAACTGGCTTACATGGGCGATATGGCGCCCAACTACCGCTACCTATACTAA
- the PEX3 gene encoding peroxisomal biogenesis factor 3 (COG:U;~EggNog:ENOG410PI1H;~InterPro:IPR006966;~PFAM:PF04882;~TransMembrane:1 (i16-34o);~go_component: GO:0005779 - integral component of peroxisomal membrane [Evidence IEA];~go_process: GO:0007031 - peroxisome organization [Evidence IEA]) translates to MIGATRRWFRRNRKGLAIGAGVIGAGYLAGQYVLTKISEARERMSSDRIARENLRRRFEQNQNDCTYTVLALLPTATEDILEALPVEELTKELQRKRAERLARLNAGEATGSDLSSVSPSLPDDDRRSLASEGFAHASQAGEAPGEGDGQPQQQPEQQEQQQQSPPRVKRNKTQLWNDVKILSITRAFTLIYTLSLLTIFTRIQLNLLGRRNYLSSVISLATPPANTSTIRLEDHDDDDHTQTLGNDYETNRRYLAFSWWLLHKGWKQLMERVQAAVMETFGPLNPREDISVSKLSELTVQIRMKIEGSTEEERRSQKWLSYLLPPREEEDCLLVESGVLGVTAAASPQTASTLRHLLDETADLIESPTFGHVLTLLNNEGFATLIERKCANDAFKSSLAPETSTQPLHSTTTIAERKTKLANVLAVLARQAHVIGNGANPPNEYLTAMDQGARELEAFAAVIYSSNFGLESPESEQPKIKTESLMTDQEEEDTTSLTPPTADAGSTVVVGETDPGSAFEKAWGKAVEEDEKPLS, encoded by the exons ATGATCGGTGCGACGAGGCGCTGGTTCCGCCGCAATCGCAAAGGCCTCGCGATCGGTGCTGGCGTCATCGGAGCCGGCTACCTCGCGGGACAATACGTGTTGACCAAGATCTCAGAAGCGCGTGAGCGCATGAGCAGCGATCGAATTGCTCGTGAGAA TTTGCGACGACGCTTCGAGCAGAACCAGAATGATTGCACCTACACTGTTCTTGCACTTTTGCCCACTGCGACGGAGGATATCCTTGAGGCTCTACCGGTGGAGGAATTGACAAAGGAATTGCAGAGGAAACGGGCGGAGCGGCTAGCTCGGTTGAATGCTGGGGAGGCTACGGGATCTGATTTGAGCTCGGTGTCGCCCAGCTTGCCGGACGATGATCGCCGGAGCTTAGCCAGTGAAGGGTTTGCACACGCTAGCCAGGCTGGAGAGGCGCCCGGTGAGGGTGATGGACAGCCACAGCAGCAACCGGAGCAACaagaacagcagcagcaatcGCCGCCGCGGGTGAAGCGGAACAAGACTCAACTCTGGAATGATGTGAAGATTCTCT CTATTACCAGAGCCTTTACTCTTATCTACACTTTGTCCCTTTTGACCATATTTACTCGGATCCAACTCAACCTGCTTGGCCGTCGGAACTACCTGTCGAGCGTGATCTCTTTGGCAACACCCCCTGCGAACACGTCTACAATCCGCCTTGAGGaccatgatgatgacgaccaCACGCAAACACTGGGTAACGATTATGAGACCAACAGACGGTATCTTGCTTTCAGCTGGTGGCTTCTTCATAAGGGTTGGAAACAGTTGATGGAACGGGTACAAGCTGCCGTGATGGAGACATTTGGTCCTCTGAATCCCCGGGAAGACATTTCGGTATCCAAGTTGTCGGAATTGACAGTCCAGATTCGGATGAAGATCGAAGGTAGCACGGAAGAGGAGCGAAG ATCCCAGAAATGGCTGTCGTATCTGTTGCCGCCAcgtgaggaggaagactgTCTCCTGGTAGAGTCTGGCGTGCTTGGAGTAACAGCTGCTGCATCACCCCAGACAGCATCCACGCTGAGACACCTCCTGGACGAGACGGCGGATTTGATCGAGTCACCGACATTTGGCCACGTTCTGACTCTGTTGAACAACGAAGGATTCGCAACTCTGATTGAGCGAAAATGTGCAAACGATGCGTTCAAGTCCTCGTTGGCCCCAGAGACTTCTACCCAGCCGTTACACTCGACAACGACGATTGCAGAGCGCAAGACGAAACTGGCTAATGTGCTGGCAGTGCTGGCGCGTCAGGCACATGTGATTGGTAATGGGGCTAACCCTCCGAATGAGTATTTGACAGCCATGGACCAGGGTGCTCGGGAACTGGAAGCTTTCGCGGCTGTGATTTACAGTTCGAACTTTGGTCTCGAATCGCCGGAATCCGAGCAGCCGAAGATTAAGACTGAGTCACTGATGACTGAtcaggaggaggaagacacTACTTCACTCACACCACCCACGGCGGATGCAGGATCAACCGTCGTGGTAGGAGAAACCGATCCGGGTTCGGCTTTCGAGAAGGCTTGGGGAAAAGCCGtggaagaagacgagaagCCATTGAGTTGA
- a CDS encoding autophagy-related protein 101 (COG:S;~EggNog:ENOG410PJG8;~InterPro:IPR012445;~PFAM:PF07855;~go_process: GO:0006914 - autophagy [Evidence IEA]): protein MEPRRTPPEYFLEIFADSTTVRDVLKGILNLIFFHRYFPSIRPTTFDVLDLTLPAINDVDLETLIDTRVSSLVRQHLSSAAGSNNVLDGGSGGVRGRIAVEFYERKRRRPGMWFGGLAGMTGKGEEEVCWEIWTLDVTIATPRTESERAKVRKAMENMLQKAAFKILAVVNRDKDHIPPITTSESNPFPYRIVLNPRSDSWQNRIGIGLY from the exons ATGGAGCCCCGCAGAACCCCTCCAGAGTACTTTCTGGAGATTTTCGCAGACTCCACGACCGTGAGAGATGTATTAAAAG GCATTTTAAACCTAATCTTCTTCCACCGATACTTCCCTTCCATCCGTCCCACCACCTTTGACGTCCTCGATCTCACCCTTCCCGCCATCAACGACGTCGATCTCGAAACCCTCATCGACACCCGTGTCTCCTCGCTCGTCCGCCAACACCTTTCCTCCGCTGCGGGCAGCAATAACGTTCTCGATGGCGGGAGTGGCGGCGTGCGCGGTCGGATAGCCGTCGAGTTCTATGAGAGGAAGCGAAGAAGGCCCGGAATGTGGTTTGGGGGGTTGGCGGGGATGACGGggaagggggaggaggaggtttGCTGGGAGATTTGGACGTTGGATGTTACTATCGCTACGCCGCGGACGGAGTCTG AACGCGCAAAAGTCCGCAAAGCGATGGAGAACATGCTCCAAAAGGCAGCCTTCAAGATCCTCGCCGTCGTCAACAGGGATAAGGACCATATCCCGCCTATCACGACTAGCGAATCGAATCCGTTCCCGTATCGCATCGTGCTGAATCCGCGGAGCGACAGCTGGCAGAATCGCATCGGTATTGGGTTGTATTGA
- the yop1 gene encoding putative membrane biogenesis protein (Yop1) (BUSCO:EOG09264USX;~COG:U;~EggNog:ENOG410PP88;~InterPro:IPR004345;~PFAM:PF03134;~TransMembrane:2 (i39-72o92-117i)), with the protein MATFQDRAQHMVAQLDKELSKYPILNNLERQTNVPKVYAILGLVGVYFFLVFFNIAGEFLVNFAGFLIPGYYSINALFTPGTRDDTQWLTYWVVYALLTVVESAISAAYWFPFYYIFKFVLVLWMSLPQTNGAQIVFHSFLQPVLGRFFNNGSTSANLRAQAEAAAKSQ; encoded by the exons ATGGCCACTTTCCAGGACCGTGCCCAGCACATGGTTGCTCAGCTCGACAAGGAG CTCTCCAAGTACCCCATCCTTAACAACCTGGAGCGCCAGACCAACGTCCCCAAGGTGTACGCGATCCTGGGTCTTGTCGGCGTCtacttcttcctcgtcttctTTAACATCGCTGGCGAGTTCCTCGTCAACTTCGCTGGTTTCCTTATCCCCGGTTACTACTCCATTAACGCCCTGTTCACGCCTGGTACCCGGGATGACACTCAG TGGTTGACG TACTGGGTTGTCTACGCTCTCCTGACCGTCGTTGAGAGTGCCATCAGCGCTGCCTACTGGTTCC CCTTCTACTACATTTTCAAGTTCGTCCTTGTCCTCTGGATGTCTCTTCCCCAGACCAA CGGTGCCCAAATTGTCTTCCACTCCTTCCTCCAGCCTGTCCTCGGCCGCTTCTTCAACAACGGCTCGACCTCGGCCAACCTCCGTGCTCAGGCCGAGGCCGCCGCCAAGTCTCAGTAA
- a CDS encoding putative RSC complex subunit (Sth1) (COG:K;~EggNog:ENOG410PH8Z;~InterPro:IPR027417,IPR036427,IPR014978,IPR000330, IPR038718,IPR001650,IPR014001,IPR029295,IPR014012, IPR001487;~PFAM:PF00176,PF00439,PF08880,PF14619,PF07529, PF00271,PF04851;~go_component: GO:0005634 - nucleus [Evidence IEA];~go_function: GO:0005515 - protein binding [Evidence IEA];~go_function: GO:0005524 - ATP binding [Evidence IEA];~go_function: GO:0042393 - histone binding [Evidence IEA];~go_process: GO:0006355 - regulation of transcription, DNA-templated [Evidence IEA]), with amino-acid sequence MASLQSTPNMATGNMGLPPNLTQATVQETIKKFKQMQEQGVRPDDPEYLKAHNFLSAVQRQQVFHRQRYAQQQQQQQQQQQQLQAQQRQQQLNGATPDAMTNGHGRNGSVSSTGASQDAPTPTGALSQPSGQASAAQNAPVTSGSFSAEQLATLRNQILAFKMLSKNLAIPPRVQQQLFASKKPQTPAPADNVSAAESILDGVVQDKTSQPPESAEPTPPAREYYDSFQSPYDSLAKSITYGDHASRANRARVPALFPAGLDLEQVREDRETVLYNKINARKAELAELPANLGVWDTSRSDAPTGDDSLKLKALIEYKMLNLLPKQRLFRKQIQNEMFHYDNLGMTANRSSHRRMKKQSLREARITEKLEKQQRDARETREKKKQYDHLQAILSHGIELQNAAQQQRNRMHKLGRMMLQHHQYMEREEQKRVERTAKQRLQALKANDEETYMKLLGQAKDSRISHLLRQTDNFLKQLADSVREQQRSQAERYGEDEQQFYEEEEEEMITGEDDDEGGGKKKIDYYAVAHRIREEVTDQPKILIGGTLKEYQMRGLQWMISLYNNNLNGILADEMGLGKTIQTISLITYVIEKKRNNGPFLVIVPLSTLTNWNLEFEKWAPAVSRVVYKGPPNARKQQQQQIRYGNFQVLLTTYEYIIKDRPILSKIKWTHMIVDEGHRMKNTQSKLSSTLSTYYSCRYRLILTGTPLQNNLPELWALLNFVLPNIFKSVKSFDEWFNTPFANTGSQDRMELSEEEQLLVIRRLHKVLRPFLLRRLKKDVEKDLPEKQERVIKCRFSALQAKLYRQLVTHNKMVVSDGKGGKTGMRGLSNMLMQLRKLCNHPFVFEPVEDQMNPSRISNDLLWRTAGKFELLDRILPKFRATGHRVLMFFQMTQIMNIMEDFLRLRSLKYLRLDGATKSDDRSDLLKLFNDPNSEYFCFLLSTRAGGLGLNLQAADTVIIFDSDWNPHQDLQAQDRAHRIGQKNEVRILRLISSNSVEEKILERAQFKLDMDGKVIQAGKFDNKSTNEERDALLRTLLETAEAADQIGDHDEMDDDDLNAIMSRSEEELAAFQAIDRERAKNEPYGPGKIPRLMAEDELPEIYMAEDNPVTEEVEAEVAGRGARERKTTRYDDGLTEEQWLMAVDADDDSIEDAIARKEARVERRRVNKEKRTRKGLPVESSPEPSRDGSETPQPKKRGRRGPAPKRKAEEQVEETPQPKRKRGRQAKPVETLSSTDRAALQDITNNVYQSLMEMEQELPAEESESEDGPVTRAVIDPFMKPPPKSQYPDYYMIIQNPIAMEMIRKKINREEYQSAKAFFDDIRLMCQNARTYNEDGSILFQDANDIEARCVSELKKQTENYPQFANFDDPGASESAGNLPDGPIAAAPPGQPKLKLTFNNIGANGAAEFGEE; translated from the exons ATGGCGTCTCTCCAGTCAACGCCAAATATGGCGACTGGTAATATGGGTTTGCCGCCGAATTTGACCCAGGCAACTGTCCAAGAAACCATCAAG AAATTCAAGCAGATGCAAGAACAAGGCGTACGCCCTGACGATCCGGAATACCTGAAGGCTCATAATTTCCTCTCTGCCGTCCAACGACAACAGGTCTTTCATAGACAACGGTACgcgcaacaacaacaacaacaacaacaacaacaacaacagcttCAAGCGCAACAACGTCAACAACAGCTGAATGGCGCGACCCCCGATGCAATGACGAACGGCCACG GTCGAAATGGCTCCGTTTCCTCTACCGGTGCATCCcaggatgctccaacacccACAGGCGCTCTGTCGCAGCCTTCTGGACAAGCTTCAGCTGCCCAGAATGCGCCTGTCACCAGCGGCAGTTTCTCCGCAGAACAGCTAGCCACGCTCAGAAACCAGATATTGGCGTTCAAGATGCTGTCAAAGAACCTTGCGATTCCTCCCCGTGTTCAGCAACAATTGTTCGCGTCGAAGAAACCGCAAACGCCTGCGCCCGCCGATAACGTCTCGGCTGCCGAGTCCATTCTTGATGGTGTAGTGCAAGACAAAACGAGCCAACCACCCGAAAGTGCGGAGCCTACACCACCGGCAAGGGAATATTACGACAGCTTCCAGTCGCCATACGATTCGCTAGCGAAGTCTATCACCTATGGAGACCACGCTTCTCGCGCAAACCGTGCGCGCGTTCCGGCGTTGTTTCCTGCCGGTCTCGATCTAGAGCAAGTGCGCGAGGACAGGGAAACGGTACTGTACAACAAGATCAATGCGCGGAAAGCTGAACTGGCAGAACTGCCTGCCAATCTTGGTGTCTGGGACACGAGTCGCAGCGACGCGCCGACGGGTGACGATTCGCTGAAGTTGAAGGCATTGATTGAGTACAAGATGCTCAACTTATTGCCCAAGCAAAGACTCTTCCGCAAACAGATCCAGAACGAGATGTTCCATTACGACAACTTGGGAATGACCGCTAATCGCTCCAGCCACCGCCGTATGAAGAAACAGTCCCTGCGCGAAGCTAGGATCACCGAGAAATTAGAGAAGCAGCAGCGCGATGCTCGTGAAAccagagaaaagaagaaacagTACGATCACTTGCAGGCTATTCTCAGCCACGGTATCGAGCTTCAAAACGCTGCCCAACAGCAACGCAATCGCATGCACAAATTGGGTCGCATGATGCTCCAGCATCACCAGTACATGGAGCGCGAGGAGCAGAAGCGTGTGGAGCGTACTGCCAAGCAGCGTCTGCAGGCTTTGAAGGCTAACGATGAGGAGACTTACATGAAGCTCTTGGGACAGGCCAAGGATTCGCGTATCTCGCATCTGCTCAGGCAAACGGACAACTTCCTTAAGCAGCTCGCCGATTCGGTCCGTGAACAACAGCGTAGCCAAGCTGAGCGTTATGGTGAGGATGAGCAGCAATTCtacgaggaggaagaggaggagatgATTACCGGCGAGGATGACGACGAAGGTGGcggcaagaagaagattgATTACTATGCTGTGGCTCACCGTATTCGCGAAGAGGTTACTGATCAGCCTAAGATTCTCATTGGTGGCACCCTGAAGGAATACCAGATGCGTGGTCtgcagtggatgatttcACTCTACAACAACAACCTGAACGGTATCTTGGCCGACGAGATGGGTCTCGGAAAGACTATTCAAACGATCAGTTTAATCACTTATGTCATTGAGAAGAAGCGCAACAACGGTCCCTTCTTGGTCATTGTCCCGCTCAGTACTCTGACAAATTGGAATTTGGAATTTGAAAAGTGGGCACCTGCTGTTTCTAGGGTCGTGTATAAAGGACCTCCGAATGCACgaaagcagcaacagcagcagattCGCTATGGCAACTTCCAGGTTTTGCTGACCACCTACGAGTACATTATCAAGGACCGGCCGATCCTGAGCAAGATCAAGTGGACTCACATGATTGTCGACGAAGGTCACCGTATGAAGAACACACAGTCGAAATTGAGCAGTACCCTTTCGACATACTACAGCTGTCGCTACCGTCTGATTTTGACCGGTACTCCATTGCAGAACAATCTTCCCGAACTCTGGGCTCTGCTGAACTTCGTCTTGCCCAACATCTTCAAATCGGTCAAGTCGTTTGATGAATGGTTCAACACACCGTTTGCCAACACCGGAAGTCAAGATCGCATGGAGCTGagtgaagaagagcagctgCTCGTTATTCGTCGTCTCCACAAGGTCCTGCGGCCCTTCCTGCTCAGACGTCTCAAGAAGGATGTCGAGAAGGATTTGCCCGAGAAGCAGGAGCGTGTCATCAAGTGTCGTTTCTCTGCCTTGCAAGCTAAGCTGTACAGACAACTTGTTACCCACAATAAGATGGTCGTTAGTGATGGGAAGGGCGGAAAGACTGGCATGCGTGGACTCAGCAACATGCTGATGCAGTTGCGGAAGCTCTGCAACCATCCTTTCGTTTTCGAGCCTGTGGAGGACCAAATGAATCCTTCAAGGATCTCGAACGATCTCCTTTGGCGAACCGCAGGTAAATTCGAACTTCTGGACAGGATCCTTCCTAAATTCCGGGCGACTGGCCACCGCGTCTTGATGTTCTTCCAGATGACGCAGATCATGAACATTATGGAGGATTTCCTGCGGTTGCGGTCCTTGAAATACCTCCGTCTTGATGGTGCCACCAAGTCGGACGACCGTTCCGACCTCTTGAAGCTGTTCAATGACCCCAACTCGGAGTacttctgcttcttgctTTCGACGCGTGCTGGTGGTCTGGGTCTCAACCTTCAGGCCGCCGATACGGTTATCATTTTCGATTCGGACTGGAACCCTCACCAGGATTTGCAGGCTCAGGATCGTGCTCACCGTATTGGCCAAAAGAACGAGGTCCGTATTCTGCGGTTGATCAGTTCCAACTCTGTTGAAGAGAAGATTCTGGAACGTGCGCAGTTCAAGCTCGACATGGACGGTAAGGTCATCCAGGCCGGTAAATTCGATAACAAGTCTACCAATGAGGAACGCGATGCTCTCCTGCGGACCCTGCTGGAAACTGCCGAAGCTGCGGATCAAATTGGCGACCACGATGaaatggatgatgatgacttGAACGCAATCATGTCCCGTTCCGAAGAGGAGCTGGCTGCTTTCCAGGCCATTGATAGGGAACGGGCGAAGAACGAGCCCTATGGCCCGGGTAAGATTCCTCGTCTGATGGCCGAGGATGAATTGCCGGAAATCTACATGGCCGAAGACAACCCCGTCACGGAAGAGGTCGAAGCTGAAGTGGCTGGTCGCGGCGCTCGTGAGCGCAAGACTACCCGGTACGACGATGGTCTTACCGAAGAGCAATGGCTCATGGCTGTGGATGCCGATGATGATTCCATTGAAGATGCCATTGCTCGTAAGGAGGCAAGAGTTGAGCGTCGCCGGGTGAACAAGGAGAAGCGGACGCGTAAGGGACTGCCCGTCGAGTCGTCCCCAGAGCCATCTCGGGATGGCTCCGAAACTCCCCAGCCTAAGAAGCGTGGCCGCAGAGGACCAGCGCCCAAGCGCAAGGCGGAAGAACAAGTAGAAGAGACACCACAACCTAAGCGCAAGAGGGGCCGCCAGGCCAAACCCGTGGAGACGTTGAGCAGCACGGATCGAGCCGCTTTGCAGGATATCACCAACAACGTCTACCAGTCTCTCATGGAGATGGAGCAGGAGCTACCGGCAGAGGAGTCTGAGAGCGAGGATGGCCCTGTTACTCGTGCTGTTATCGATCCGTTCATGAAGCCGCCTCCGAAGTCGCAATATCCTGACTACTACATGATCATCCAAAACCCGATTGCCATGGAAATGATTCGGAAGAAGATCAACCGCGAAGAGTACCAGAGCGCCAAGGCTTTCTTTGACGATATCCGGTTGATGTGCCAGAATGCTCGGACCTACAATGAGGACGGCAGTATCTTGTTCCAGGATGCAAATGACATTGAG GCCAGATGTGTCTCTGAACTGAAGAAGCAGACGGAGAATTATCCTCAATTCGCCAACTTTGATGACCCAGGAGCCAGTGAGAGCGCCGGTAATCTACCAGATGGGCCAATTGCCGCTGCTCCTCCTGGGCAACCAAAGTTGAAGCTTACCTTCAATAATATCGGTGCCAATGGGGCCGCCGAATTTGGCGAGGAATAA
- a CDS encoding BAR domain protein (COG:I,T;~EggNog:ENOG410PI7Q;~InterPro:IPR004148,IPR027267;~PFAM:PF03114;~go_component: GO:0005737 - cytoplasm [Evidence IEA];~go_function: GO:0005515 - protein binding [Evidence IEA]) → MNRKFDRFRQWAGERMGNEVRTNLSDDFKAMETEMNVRHEGLDRIHKALASYLKSISKRSEGDDKEKTLPIGHLGTSMVTHGEDFDAYSEYGRCLTMFGRTEERIARVQESYIAQANATWLESLDRSMTQMKDYQNARKKLDNRRLAYDTSLSKMQKAKKEDYRVEEELRTQKVKYEESNDDVCRRMQDVKETEGEGIIDMAAFLDAQLKYHEECTEALLQLKNEWPGGKHGSPRTPNNGRRIGRTRSNTAHSYHERFEPLHEENANTLQPTPIVRSSKPALPDSPVRDPYAADIDTQRPVVSRTSTFEGPTQLRQEPVYNNTYSSRTTSENLSARISQLRPVSRVASDPYTDHSDNYSTGTSLDGYYGERSSPTPSYGNDFYQGGSSMNGSGTFKKAPPPPPPSRAKKPPPPPPPMKRPVFAGGAY, encoded by the exons ATGAACCGCAAGTTCGATCGCTTCAGGCAATGGGCGGGGGAAAGAATGGGCAATGAAGTCAGAACCAATTTGTCGGATGACTTCAAGGCGATGGAAACAGAGATGAACGTCAGACACGAGG GTCTCGACCGTATCCACAAAGCCTTGGCTTCCTACCTCAAGTCCATTTCGAAGCGCAGCGAAGGCGACGACAAGGAAAAGACTTTGCCAATTGGTCATCTCGGAACTAGCATGGTCACCCACGGGGAGGACTTTGATGCGTATTCTGAGTACGGTCGTTGTCTTACGa TGTTCGGACGCACCGAAGAACGGATCGCACGTGTCCAGGAAAGCTACATCGCGCAGGCGAACGCGACCTGGTTGGAGTCTCTGGACAGATCCATGACCCAAATGAAAGACTACCAG AATGCTCGCAAGAAGCTCGATAACCGCCGACTAGCTTACGATACCTCCCTCTCCAAGATGCAAAAGGCGAAGAAAGAAGATTACCGCGTGGAAGAAGAACTGCGGACGCAGAAAGTCAAGTACGAAGAGTCAAACGACGACGTATGCCGACGAATGCAGGATGTCAAAGAAACCGAGGGTGAAGGTATTATAGACATGGCAGCCTTCCTGGACGCCCAGTTGAAGTACCACGAGGAATGCACGGAGGCGCTTCTCCAGCTGAAGAACGAGTGGCCTGGCGG CAAACACGGCTCTCCGCGTACTCCCAACAACGGCCGTCGCATTGGGCGTACCCGCTCCAACACGGCGCATTCGTACCACGAGCGCTTCGAGCCTCTTCACGAGGAGAACGCAAACACACTGCAACCCACTCCCATCGTCCGTTCGAGCAAACCTGCACTTCCAGACTCGCCGGTGCGCGACCCCTATGCTGCCGATATTGACACTCAGCGACCAGTGGTCAGCCGAACGTCGACTTTCGAGGGACCTACGCAGTTACGGCAGGAGCCAGTCTACAACAACACGTACTCATCTCGAACCACGAGCGAGAACTTGAGTGCTCGTATCTCTCAACTCCGACCCGTCAGCAGAGTCGCTTCTGACCCGTACACTGATCATTCGGATAACTATTCCACTGGCACCAGCCTTGATGGATATTACGGTGAACGATCCTCTCCGACGCCCTCGTATGGCAATGATTTCTACCAGGGAGGCAGTTCTATGAACGGCTCCGGAACGTTCAAGAAGGCACccccaccgccgccgccgtcgcgTGCAAAGaagcctccgccgccgccgcctccgATGAAGCGTCCTGTTTTCGCAGGTGGTGCATACTGA